Proteins from a single region of Dysosmobacter acutus:
- a CDS encoding amidohydrolase produces MATAYVNGKIYTMKSENDAMSAVVVDNGKFLYCGNDDEARRIVTEGKAAGAWETGEIVDLGGKCVLPGFIDNHQHVQTYAKNALKVDLSDATSIVEVKERIRERIAREPEGKLILGCAFDDTRFDEKRLPTRWDLDEVSPNNPVLIGRYCTHISVANSLALQKCGISEESALTEGYERDAEHRLTGCMHEREAAEMVNVINGGVDLSYEELKDIMGEALHRCNSYGITSIHPIQGKMCNLFEKTDLYQDLYDEGRLSARIYMGDDELPGCSIRTGLGDDMMKYGFYKIYTDGSLGGHTALMTRPYYDVPETSGTCHYNQEELDEMVKAAYDRNIQIGVHAIGDQAVEMTLTALKKAYEANPRPWDQIRFRLIHCSLINPKIIEMLKELRVIIDMQPGYVSTNIHWSDDRVGPDRAPYLFAWKTLMNMGLTLCGSSDHPCENLNPLVGIYAVETRSGYDGYLPKGWQPQERLSRYEAVCLYTKNAAYSSFDEDKKGTIEVGKLADFTVFDQDVFGVQAPELLKIKVEKTYLGGREVYSRS; encoded by the coding sequence CGATGAAGCCCGGCGCATCGTTACCGAGGGAAAGGCCGCGGGCGCCTGGGAAACGGGCGAAATTGTTGACCTTGGAGGCAAATGCGTACTGCCTGGGTTCATCGACAACCATCAGCACGTACAGACCTATGCAAAGAACGCTTTGAAGGTTGACCTCTCCGACGCCACCTCCATTGTGGAGGTAAAGGAGCGCATCAGGGAGCGGATCGCAAGGGAGCCTGAAGGCAAGCTGATTCTTGGCTGTGCCTTTGACGACACCAGGTTTGACGAGAAGCGGCTCCCGACCCGCTGGGACCTGGATGAGGTTTCACCCAACAACCCTGTGCTCATTGGCCGTTACTGCACCCATATCAGCGTGGCAAACTCCCTGGCGCTGCAAAAATGCGGCATCAGCGAGGAGTCGGCGCTTACCGAAGGCTACGAGCGCGACGCGGAGCACAGGCTGACCGGCTGCATGCATGAGCGTGAGGCCGCTGAGATGGTCAACGTCATCAACGGCGGTGTCGATCTGAGCTATGAAGAACTGAAGGACATCATGGGCGAGGCCCTGCACAGATGCAACAGCTACGGCATTACCAGCATTCATCCGATCCAGGGGAAAATGTGCAATCTCTTTGAGAAAACCGATCTCTATCAGGATCTGTATGATGAAGGCCGCCTGAGCGCCCGAATCTATATGGGTGACGACGAACTTCCCGGATGCTCCATCCGAACCGGCCTGGGCGACGATATGATGAAGTACGGCTTCTATAAGATCTACACCGACGGCTCGCTTGGAGGCCACACCGCGCTGATGACCAGGCCCTATTATGACGTGCCCGAAACCTCCGGGACATGCCATTACAACCAGGAAGAGTTGGATGAGATGGTGAAGGCGGCATATGACCGGAACATTCAGATCGGCGTCCACGCCATTGGGGATCAAGCGGTCGAAATGACGCTGACGGCATTGAAAAAGGCCTATGAGGCCAATCCCCGGCCCTGGGACCAGATCCGCTTCCGCCTGATCCACTGCTCACTTATCAATCCGAAGATTATAGAGATGTTAAAGGAACTGCGTGTGATTATCGACATGCAGCCCGGCTACGTCTCCACCAACATCCATTGGAGCGACGACAGGGTGGGTCCGGACAGAGCGCCGTATCTTTTCGCATGGAAGACCCTGATGAATATGGGACTGACGCTTTGCGGCTCCTCTGACCACCCCTGTGAAAACCTCAATCCGCTGGTCGGCATCTACGCGGTGGAGACGCGCAGCGGCTATGATGGGTATCTGCCCAAGGGATGGCAGCCGCAGGAGCGGCTGAGCCGCTATGAGGCGGTCTGCCTCTATACCAAGAATGCCGCGTATTCTTCATTCGACGAGGACAAAAAGGGAACCATTGAAGTTGGAAAACTTGCAGATTTTACGGTATTTGATCAGGATGTGTTTGGCGTACAGGCGCCTGAGCTGCTGAAGATCAAGGTGGAAAAGACGTACCTTGGCGGCAGGGAAGTGTATTCCCGCTCTTAA